In a single window of the Gossypium hirsutum isolate 1008001.06 chromosome A13, Gossypium_hirsutum_v2.1, whole genome shotgun sequence genome:
- the LOC121212646 gene encoding metal tolerance protein 4 has translation MESGDSNSGVKTALLTSGENGKRVRFVRRNSVNSLRNDFMLRLPDKVRTGLDAESPFDIDVSKTKGLTQGEKEYYKTQFETLKSFEEVDAIGHAETSDDEYEDEERIQHERAMKISNYANIVLLAFKLYATIKSGSIAIAASTLDSLLDLMAGGILWFTHSSMKNTNIYKYPIGKLRIQPVGIVIFAAVMATLGFQVFVQAVEQLIADEPTEKMSADKLMWLYTIMLSATFVKLALWIYCKSSTNKIVRAYAKDHYFDVVTNVVGLLAAVLGDKFYWWLDPAGAIALAIYTITNWSGTVMENAVSLVGQSAPPEFLQKLTYLVIRHPQVKRVDTVRAYTFGVLYFVEVDIELPEDLPLKEAHTIGETLQIKIEKLPEVERAFVHLDFECEHKPEHSVLSRLPNSKD, from the exons ATGGAGAGCGGTGACTCGAATTCAGGTGTCAAAACGGCGTTGTTGACCAGCGGTGAGAACGGGAAACGTGTTCGGTTCGTTCGGCGTAACTCGGTTAACTCACTCAGGAATGATTTTATGTTAAGGTTGCCTGATAAGGTTCGGACTGGTCTTGATGCTGAATCTCCTTTCGACATTGATGTTTCCAAGACCAAAGGCTTAactcaag GTGAAAAGGAATACTACAAAACACAATTTGAGACCCTAAAATCATTTGAAGAAGTTGATGCCATTGGTCACGCTGAAACCAGTGATGATGAATATGAAGATGAAGAACGAATCCAACATGAAAGAGCTATGAAAATTTCTAATTATGCAAACATTGTCTTGCTAGCTTTTAAG CTCTATGCTACTATAAAGAGTGGTTCCATAGCCATTGCAGCATCAACATTAGATTCTTTACTCGATCTCATGGCCGGTGGCATACTTTGGTTCACTCACTCGTCGATGAAAAACACGAACATCTACAAGTATCCAATCGGAAAACTACGGATACAGCCGGTCGGTATTGTCATATTTGCTGCAGTGATGGCTACACTAG GGTTTCAAGTGTTTGTCCAAGCAGTGGAACAGCTAATAGCAGATGAACCTACAGAGAAAATGTCTGCAGATAAATTAATGTGGTTATACACCATAATGTTGTCTGCTACATTTGTGAAACTTGCCCTTTGGATTTACTGCAAAAGCTCGACGAACAAGATCGTCCGAGCTTACGCAAAG GATCACTATTTCGATGTGGTAACAAATGTAGTAGGATTACTTGCAGCCGTTCTGGGTGATAAATTTTATTGGTGGCTCGATCCCGCCGGTGCTATCGCTCTCGCGATTTATACGATAACGAACTGGTCAGGAACCGTTATGGAAAACGCCG TTTCGCTAGTAGGACAATCAGCTCCACCGGAATTTCTACAAAAACTGACATACCTCGTCATCAGACATCCGCAAGTTAAGCGTGTCGACACGGTCCGAGCTTATACCTTCGGCGTTCTTTACTTCGTAGAG GTTGACATTGAACTGCCTGAAGATTTGCCATTAAAAGAAGCACATACCATAGGTGAGACATTGCAGATAAAGATCGAGAAACTTCCAGAAGTTGAACGTGCATTTGTTCATCTTGATTTTGAATGTGAGCATAAACCAGAGCACTCTGTTCTTAGCAGGCTACCGAACAGTAAAGactaa